The Arthrobacter zhaoxinii sequence GACCTTCCACGTGGCTTCCAGTGCGCCGTGGAAATCCTGGACGTCGTAGGCCTCGCGGGAAACCTGCAGCAGGTTCCCGGCCGCTTCCAGCAGCGCACTGTCCTCGGGGGTGAACGCCCCGGGCTGCGGGACCGCAGCGCCGCAGTTCTTGGCCACCATGGACAGCGAACGCTGGGCGAGGTTGCCCAAGTTGTTGGCGAGGTCGGAGTTCATCCGGCCGACGACGGCGTCGTGGTTGTAGGAGCCGTCCGCGCCGAAGGGTACTTCGCGCAGCAGGAAGAACCGGACCGAGTCCAGCCCATACTGTTCGGCCCATGCCTTCGGCGCCACCACGTTGCCCAGGGACTTGGACATCTTGACACCCTTGTTGTGCAGGAAGCCGTGGATCATGATGCGCTTCGGCAGTTCAAGCTTCGCGGACATCAGGAATGCCGGCCAGAAAATGGCGTGGAAACGGGAAATGTCCTTGCCGATCACGTGCACATCGGCCGGCCAGTACTTCTTGAAGGCTTCGCTCTCCGTATCGGGGAAGCCGACGCCGGTGAGGTAGTTGGTCAGGGCGTCCACCCAGACGTACATCACGTGGTCCGGGTTGCCCGGCACCGGGACACCCCAGTCAAAGGTGGTGCGGGAAATGGAGAGGTCTTCCAGGCCGCCCTTGACGAAGCTGATGACTTCGTTGAACCGCGAGCGCGGCGCGGCGAAGTCCGGCTGGGACTCGTACAGGGCCAGCAGCCGGTCCTGGTATGCGGAGAGGCGGAAGAAGTAGCTTTCCTCTTCCGTCCAGGTCACCTCGGTGTCCGTCTCCTTGGAGTAGCGGACGCCGTCCTCGCGGACTTCGGTTTCGTCTTCGGTGTAGTAGGCCTCATCCCGGACGGAGTACCAGCCGGAGTACTTGGAAAGGTAGATGTCACCGTTCTCCTCCATCCGCTTCCAGATGGCCTGCGCGGCGGCGTAGTGGTCCGCGTCGGTGGTGCGGATGAAGCGGTCATAGGAGATATCCAGGTCCCGGCCCATCTGCGCGAAGGCAGCCGAGTTCCGGTCCGCGAGTTCCTTGGCGGTAACGCCTTCCTTATCCGCGGACTGCTGCATCTTCAGGCCGTGCTCATCGGTGCCGGTCATAAAGAAGACGTCGTACCCGTCGAGGCGCTTGAAGCGGGCCATGGCGTCGGTGGCGATGGCCTCGTAGGCGTGGCCGATATGCGGCACGCCGTTGGGGTAGGAGATGGCCGTGGTGATGTAGAACGGGGTCTGGGAATCGGAAGAAGTCACATAAGAAAATTACCCTGTTTTGCCCGCCGGTGTCGCACTGCGACGGCGCCGGCCCCGCTGTTGCGGAACCGGCGCCGGATCGGCGGACTGATCGGCGGAGTGTTCCCGCTAGTCCTGCAGGTCCACTTCCCGGGCCACGGTGGCACCGATTTCGACCTTCAGTGCTTCCAGCACATCCTGCGGCACCGAGGAATCCACGGTCAGCAGGGACAGTGCCTGGCCGCCCTCGGAGTTGCGGGCCACCTGCATGCCGGCAATGTTGATGTCCTTTTCGCCCAGGACCCGGCCCAGGGCGCCGATGACGCCGGGACGGTCCTGGTAGATCAGCACAATGAGGTGCTCGCTGATGGGGATTTCCAGGTCGTACCCGTTCACGCCCACGAGCTTCTGGATCTGCTTCGGGCCGGTGAGGGTGCCGGAGACCTCCAGCCGGGTGCCGTCGGACAGGGCGCCGCGGATGGTCAGCAGGTTGCGGTAGTCATCCACATCCGGGGTGGTCAGCAGCCGGACCTCGATGCCGCGCTGCTCGGCCAGGACCGGAGCATTCACGTAGGAGACCTGCTCGGACACGATGTCGGTGAAGATGCCCTTCAGTGCTGCCAGTTCCAGCGCCTTCACATCGAGGGCGGCAATCTCTCCGGCTACCTCGATGTCGATGGCGGTCACGGAGTCCGAGGCCAGCGCGGTGAAGATCCGGCCCAGCTTTTCGATCAGCGGGATGCCGGGGCGGACGTCCTCGGCGATGACGCCGCCTGCCACGTTCACGGCGTCGGGCACCAGTTCCCCGGCCAGGGCCAGGCGGACGGATTTCGCCACCGAGATGCCGGCCTTTTCCTGGGCTTCGGCGGTGGAAGCGCCCAGGTGCGGGGTCACCACCACGTTGTCCAGGGCGAAGAAGGGCAGGTCGGTGCTGGGTTCCTTCACGAACACGTCGACGCCGGCGCCGGCGATCTTTCCTGCCTGCAGCGCCTCGAACAGGGCTGCTTCATCCACGAGGCCGCCGCGGGCCACGTTCACCACGTAAGCGGTGTCTTTCATCTTCTCGAACGCCTCGGCGCCGAGCATCCCCAGGGTTTCGGGGGTCTTGGGCATGTGGATGGTGACGAAGTCGGACTCCGCCAGCAGCTCATCCAGGGACACCAGCCGGACGTTCAGCTGCGCAGCGCGGGCGGAGGTGACGTACGGGTCATAGGCGAGGATCTCGGTGCCGAAGCCCTGCATGCGTGCGGCCACCAAAGCGCCGATGCGGCCCAGCCCGATGATGCCGATCTTCTTTTCGAACAGTTCGGTGCCGCTGTACTTGGAACGTTTCCATTCACCGTTCTTCAGGGCGGCGCTGGCCTGCGGGATGTTCCGGGCCAGGGACACGATGTGCCCCACCGTCAGTTCCGCCGCGGAGATGATGTTCGACGTCGGCGCGTTGACCACCATCACGCCCGCCTGGGTGGCGGCCTTGATGTCCACGTTGTCCAGGCCCACGCCGGCCCGGGCAATGACCTTGAGGTTCTTCGCTGCGGCAATGGCTTCCCCGTCCACCTGCGTGGCGGAGCGCACGAGGATGGCGTCGACGTCGGCAATCGCGGACAGGAGCTGGGAGCGGTCGGCGCCGTCCGTGGTACGGATGTCAAAGTCGGGGCCCAGGGCCTCGACAGTGGCGGGCGAGAGTTCCTCCGCAAGGAGTACGACTGGTTTGGTGGCAGACACCGGTGACCTCTTCACTTTGGATGTACTGGGGCTTTTCGCGCAGGAGGCCGGACCCGCGGGCCCGGCCTCCTTGCCGATTCGGCTTGCTTTTCGAGCTTATCGCGCAGGTGCGCGGGCCGGTCGAATCGGCGCCGGACGTTACGGTCCGGTTAGCGGGCTACCGAGCCCTCGGTGTAATCGTCGTCGTTCTTGATCCAGGAGAAGAGCTTGCGCAGTTCGCGGCCGGTGCCCTCGATGGGGTGTTCCTCGCCCTTCTTGCGCAGCGCCTTGAATTCCGGTGCACCGGCGTCCTGGTCGTCGATGAAGCGCTTGGCGAAGGCACCGTTCTGGATGTCGGCCAGGACGGCCTTCATGTTTTCCTTCACGTGCTCGTCAATGACGCGCGGGCCGGAAACGTAGTCGCCGTATTCCGCGGTGTCCGAGACGCTCCAGCGCTGCTTGGCGATGCCGCCCTCGACCATCAGGTCCACGATCAGCTTCAGCTCGTGCAGCACCTCGAAGTACGCGACCTCCGGCTGGTAACCGGCCTCGGTGAGGGTTTCGAAGCCGTACTGGATCAGCTGCGAGGCACCGCCGCAGAGCACTGCCTGCTCACCGAAGAGGTCCGTTTCGGTTTCTTCGGTGAAGGTGGTTTCGATGACGCCGGCGCGGGTGCCGCCGATGGCCTTGGCGTAGGACAGGGCCAGTTCCTTGGCGGTGCCGGAGGGATTCTGCTCGACGGCGATCAGGTCCGGCACCCCGCGGCCGGCTTCGAATTCGCGCCGCACAATGTGGCCGGGGCCCTTGGGCGCCACGAGGGCGACGTCGACGTCGGCCGGCGGCTTGATGTAGCCGTAGCGGATGTTGAAGCCGTGGCCGAAGAACAGGGCGTCGCCGGCCTGCAGGTTCGGGGCAATGTCCTCCGCGTACACGAAACGCTGGACCTGGTCCGGGGTCAGGACCATGATCAGGTCCGCTTCGGCGACGGCATCCGCCACGTTCAGCACCCGAAGGCCTTCCGCCTCGGCCTTGGCACGGGAGGCGGAGCCTTCCTTGAGGCCCACGCGGACGTCGACGCCGGAGTCGCGCAGGCTGAGGGCGTGGGCGTGGCCCTGGCTGCCGTAGCCGATGACGGCGACGGTACGCCCCTGGATGATCGACAGGTCTGCGTCGTCGTCGTAATACATGTCAGTCACTTTGGTTATCTCCTACTGGTTTCTAAGGACAAGGGTCGGTGGTGGAAACTCAGGCGCTGCGCAGCGCGCGGTCACTCATGGATTTTGAGCCGCGGGCAACGGCCAGGGTTCCGGATTGGACTATTTCGCGGATGCCGAAGGGCTCAAGCACTGCAAGCAGTGCGGTGAGCTTCTCGGCGGTGCCGGTTGCCTCGACGATGACGGAGTCGGTGGAGACGTCCACTATCGAGGCGCGGAACAGCTCGGCTGCCTGGGTTACCTGCAGCCGTGTTGCGGCGTCCGCGCGGACCTTGACCAGGATGTGGTCCCGCTGCACGGAGGAATCGGGAACCAGCTCGACAATCTTGATGACGTTGACGAGCTTGTTCAGCTGTTTGGTGACCTGTTCGAGCAGGTCACCCTCGGCGTCGACCACCACGGTGATGCGGGACATGCCCGGCACCTCCGAGGGGCCCACAGCCAGGGAGTTGATGTTGAAGGCCCGGCGGGCAAACAGCGAGGCGACCCGGGTGAGCACGCCGGGAACATCTTCTACCAGCACGGAAAGGGTGTGGCGGGCCATGTCCTAGTCCTCCTCTTCCCAGGTGGGAGTCATGTTGCGGGCAATCTGGATCAGGTCGTTGCTGACGCCGGTGGGGACCATCGGCCACACCATGGAGTCGCGGCTGACCACGAAGTCGATGACGACGGGCCGGTCGTTGATTTCCAGTGCCTGCGCGATGGTCGCGTCAATGTCCTCGTCGCGTTCGCAGCGCAGCCCCACGCAGCCGTAGGCTTCGGCGAGCTTCACGAAGTCCGGGATCCGCACGGTGTCATGCCCGGTGTTGAGGTCCGTGTTGGAGTAGCGGGACTCGTAGAAGAGGGTCTGCCACTGCCGGACCATGCCCAGCGAGGAGTTGTTGATGATGGCGACCTTGATCGGGATGTTGTTGATCAGGCAGGTGGCCAGTTCCTGGTTGGTCATCTGGAAGCAGCCGTCGCCGTCGATGGCCCAGACCACCCGGTCCGGTGCGCCGACCTTGGCGCCCATGGCCGCCGGCACCGAATAGCCCATGGTGCCCAGGCCGCCGGAGTTCAACCATGCCCGCGGGCGTTCGTACTTGATGAACTGGGCGGACCACATCTGGTGCTGGCCCACGCCGGCCACGTACACGCCTTCGGGTCCGGTCATTGCACCGATGCGCTCGATGACCTTCTGCGGGGCAATCAGCCCGTCTTCGGGAGTGGCGTAGCCGATGGGGTAGGTTTCGCGCAGCCGGTCCAGCACGGCCCACCACGCGGAGATATCCGGTTTCCCGGCTTCGAACTGTCCGCGCACGGCGTCGGCCAGCTCGGGCATGATTTCCTTCACCGAGCCGACAATCGGCACATCCGCCGGCCGGTTCTTGGAGATCTCCGCCGGGTCGATGTCCGCGTGGATGACCTTCGCGGCGGGCGCGAAGGAGCTCAGCACGCCGGTCACCCGGTCATCGAAGCGGGCGCCGAGGGTGATCAGCAGGTCGGACTGCTGCAGGGCGGTTACGGCGGATACCGAGCCGTGCATCCCCGGCATGCCGACGTGCTGCTGGTGCGAGTCGGGGAAAACGCCGCGGGCCATAAGGGTGGTGACCACCGGAGCGCCCACCAGTTCGGCCAGCTCGAGGAGTTCGGCGGATGCGTTGGCTTTGAGCACGCCGCCGCCCACGTAGAACACCGGCCGGTGTGCGGCCGCGATGAGGCGGGCAGCTT is a genomic window containing:
- the ilvN gene encoding acetolactate synthase small subunit, with the translated sequence MARHTLSVLVEDVPGVLTRVASLFARRAFNINSLAVGPSEVPGMSRITVVVDAEGDLLEQVTKQLNKLVNVIKIVELVPDSSVQRDHILVKVRADAATRLQVTQAAELFRASIVDVSTDSVIVEATGTAEKLTALLAVLEPFGIREIVQSGTLAVARGSKSMSDRALRSA
- a CDS encoding acetolactate synthase large subunit, with translation MSKGSPISPSLMASKAHAAARAAAAKTKDVAGSASASTEAADERIQGPNNVVPPTEMTGSQAIVRSLEELGVDEVFGLPGGAILPTYDPLMDSTKIRHILVRHEQGAGHAAEGYAMVTGRAGVCIVTSGPGATNLVTAIADAHMDSVPMVAITGQVSSAFIGSDAFQEADIVGITMPITKHSYLVTDAADIPRVLAEAFHIATSGRPGPVLVDIAKDAQQAKTTFSWPPKIDLQGYRTVVRGHSKQVREAARLIAAAHRPVFYVGGGVLKANASAELLELAELVGAPVVTTLMARGVFPDSHQQHVGMPGMHGSVSAVTALQQSDLLITLGARFDDRVTGVLSSFAPAAKVIHADIDPAEISKNRPADVPIVGSVKEIMPELADAVRGQFEAGKPDISAWWAVLDRLRETYPIGYATPEDGLIAPQKVIERIGAMTGPEGVYVAGVGQHQMWSAQFIKYERPRAWLNSGGLGTMGYSVPAAMGAKVGAPDRVVWAIDGDGCFQMTNQELATCLINNIPIKVAIINNSSLGMVRQWQTLFYESRYSNTDLNTGHDTVRIPDFVKLAEAYGCVGLRCERDEDIDATIAQALEINDRPVVIDFVVSRDSMVWPMVPTGVSNDLIQIARNMTPTWEEED
- the serA gene encoding phosphoglycerate dehydrogenase, which gives rise to MSATKPVVLLAEELSPATVEALGPDFDIRTTDGADRSQLLSAIADVDAILVRSATQVDGEAIAAAKNLKVIARAGVGLDNVDIKAATQAGVMVVNAPTSNIISAAELTVGHIVSLARNIPQASAALKNGEWKRSKYSGTELFEKKIGIIGLGRIGALVAARMQGFGTEILAYDPYVTSARAAQLNVRLVSLDELLAESDFVTIHMPKTPETLGMLGAEAFEKMKDTAYVVNVARGGLVDEAALFEALQAGKIAGAGVDVFVKEPSTDLPFFALDNVVVTPHLGASTAEAQEKAGISVAKSVRLALAGELVPDAVNVAGGVIAEDVRPGIPLIEKLGRIFTALASDSVTAIDIEVAGEIAALDVKALELAALKGIFTDIVSEQVSYVNAPVLAEQRGIEVRLLTTPDVDDYRNLLTIRGALSDGTRLEVSGTLTGPKQIQKLVGVNGYDLEIPISEHLIVLIYQDRPGVIGALGRVLGEKDINIAGMQVARNSEGGQALSLLTVDSSVPQDVLEALKVEIGATVAREVDLQD
- the metG gene encoding methionine--tRNA ligase, which translates into the protein MTSSDSQTPFYITTAISYPNGVPHIGHAYEAIATDAMARFKRLDGYDVFFMTGTDEHGLKMQQSADKEGVTAKELADRNSAAFAQMGRDLDISYDRFIRTTDADHYAAAQAIWKRMEENGDIYLSKYSGWYSVRDEAYYTEDETEVREDGVRYSKETDTEVTWTEEESYFFRLSAYQDRLLALYESQPDFAAPRSRFNEVISFVKGGLEDLSISRTTFDWGVPVPGNPDHVMYVWVDALTNYLTGVGFPDTESEAFKKYWPADVHVIGKDISRFHAIFWPAFLMSAKLELPKRIMIHGFLHNKGVKMSKSLGNVVAPKAWAEQYGLDSVRFFLLREVPFGADGSYNHDAVVGRMNSDLANNLGNLAQRSLSMVAKNCGAAVPQPGAFTPEDSALLEAAGNLLQVSREAYDVQDFHGALEATWKVLGDTNAYFADQAPWVLRKTDVERMNTVLYVTLEVLRIVAILIQPVMPPSAGKLLTVLGQPDGDARLFSAIGTPLVPGTELPAPAPIFPKYEEPAE
- the ilvC gene encoding ketol-acid reductoisomerase, producing MTDMYYDDDADLSIIQGRTVAVIGYGSQGHAHALSLRDSGVDVRVGLKEGSASRAKAEAEGLRVLNVADAVAEADLIMVLTPDQVQRFVYAEDIAPNLQAGDALFFGHGFNIRYGYIKPPADVDVALVAPKGPGHIVRREFEAGRGVPDLIAVEQNPSGTAKELALSYAKAIGGTRAGVIETTFTEETETDLFGEQAVLCGGASQLIQYGFETLTEAGYQPEVAYFEVLHELKLIVDLMVEGGIAKQRWSVSDTAEYGDYVSGPRVIDEHVKENMKAVLADIQNGAFAKRFIDDQDAGAPEFKALRKKGEEHPIEGTGRELRKLFSWIKNDDDYTEGSVAR